From the genome of Alcanivorax sp.:
GGCAAGACCGAAGAAGAAGTGAAGGAATCCGGCGACGCCTACAAGACCGGTGTTGTGCCTTTTGCAGCCAACGGCCGTGCCATGGCAGCGGGCGAAACCGGTGGCATGGTCAAGTTTGTGGCGGACGAGAAGACCGACCGCATTCTGGGTATGCATATCGTTGGTCCGCAGGCCTCCGAGCTTATTCAGCAGGGCGTAATTGCCATGGAGTTTGGCGCGACCGCTGAAGATTTGCAGTTGATGGTGTTCGGACACCCGAGCCTGTCAGAAACCGTTCATGAAGCTGCATTGGCGGTGGATTACAAAGCTATCCATGTGGCTCAGCGTCGTCGCAAGAAGTAACGGCGCAGAACGGCTAGAAAGGGCGCTCAAAAGGCGCCAAATCATTCAACAGATGGAAGTATTGGCATGAATCTCCATGAGTATCAGTCAAAGCAGCTTTTCGCTGATTATGGCCTGCCAGTCTCTACCGGTTTCGCTTGCGACACTCCAGAAGAGGTCGCAGCCAAAACCAAAGAGATCGGCGGCGACAAGTGGGTGGTAAAAGCCCAGGTACACGCCGGCGGCCGTGGTAAGGCGGGCGGTGTAAAGCTGGTAGACAGCGCTGAAGAAGCGGCTGCTTTTGCCGAGCAGTGGCTGGGCAAGAACCTGGTGACTTTCCAGACCGATGAGAAAGGTCAGCCGGTTACCAAGATTTTGGTCGAAACCTGCACCGATATCGCCAAGGAACTGTACCTGAGTGCAGTACTGGATCGTGCCAGCCGTCGTGTCGTTTTCATGGCCTCCACCGAAGGTGGTATGGACATTGAGACCGTGGCTGAAGAAACCCCGGAAAAGATTCTTCGTGCCGAGATCGATCCGCTGGTCGGTGCGCAGCCCTACCAGGCGCGCGAAATCGCTTTCCAGTTGGGTCTGGAAGGCAAGCAGGTGAACCAGTTCGCCAAGATCTTTGTGGGTCTGGCCCAGCTGTTCATCGACAAGGATCTGGCCCTGATCGAAGTGAACCCGCTGGTGATCACTGAAGCAGGCGATCTGCACTGTCTGGATGCCAAGATCAACGTGGATGGTTCTGCCCTGTACCGTCACGCCGATATCAAGGCTCTGGAAGATCCTACCCAGGAAGATGCCCGTGAGCGTCGTGCTGCCGAGTGGGAGCTGAACTATGTGGCCCTGGACGGCAATATCGGTTGCATGGTTAACGGTGCTGGCCTGGCCATGGGGACCATGGATCTGGTGCAGTTGAAGGGTGGCTCACCGGCCAACTTCCTGGACGTGGGCGGTGGCGCTACCAAGGAGCGTGTTACCGAAGCCTTCAAGATCATCCTGTCTGACGACAAGGTGAAAGGCGTTCTGGTGAATATCTTCGGCGGTATCGTACGTTGTGACCTGATTGCCGACGGTATCATTGGTGCCGTTCAGGAAGTCGGTGTGACCGTACCGGTTGTGGTTCGTCTGGAAGGTAACAATGCCGAGCTGGGTGCTCAGAAGCTGGCCGAGAGTGGCATGAACATCATCGCCGCACAAAGTTTTGAAGACGCTGCCGAGCAGGTAGTGAAAGCTGTTGGAGGTGCCGCATGAGCGTACTGATCGACAAGAACACCAAGGTTATCTGCCAGGGTTTCACTGGTAGCCAGGGCACCTTCCATTCCGAGCAGGCCATCGAGTATGGCACGCAGATGGTGGGTGGTGTGACCCCGGGCAAGGGTGGCCAGACTCACCTGGGCCTGCCGGTATTCAACACCGTGGCCGAAGCTGTTGCTGAAACTGGCGCCACTGCCAGCGTGATCTACGTGCCGGCCGCATTCTGCAAGGACTCTATTCTGGAAGCCGCGGATGCCGGTATCGAGCTGATCGTATGTATTACCGAAGGTATTCCGGCGCTGGATATGCTGTACGTGAAGGAATACATCACCCGCAAGGGCGGTGTGCGCCTGATCGGTCCGAACTGCCCGGGTGTGATCACTCCTGGCCAGTGCAAGATCGGCATCATGCCCGGTCACATCCATCAGCCGGGTAAAGTGGGCATCGTATCCCGTTCCGGTACCCTGACTTATGAAGCAGTAAACCAGACCACCAAGCTGGGCTTCGGTCAGTCTACCTGCATCGGTATCGGTGGTGATCCGATCCCGGGCATGACCTTCATCGACGCGCTGGAACTTTTCCAGAACGATCCGCAAACCGAAGCCATTGTGATGGTGGGTGAGATTGGCGGTACCGCGGAAGATGAAGCCGCTGCGTACATCAAGGAAAACGTGACCAAACCGGTGGTCAGCTACATCGCGGGTGTCACTGCGCCTCCAGGCAAGCGCATGGGCCATGCCGGTGCCATCATCGCCGGCGGCAAGGGCACTGCAGACGAAAAGTTTGCAGCCCTGGAAGCGGCTGGTGTGAAGACTACCCGTAACCCTGCGGGTATCGGTCAGGCGGTGAAAGAACTGACTGGCTGGTAACAGCGGGCAGTGATAAAAAAGGCCGGCATTATGCCGGCCTTTTTTTATGCTTCATCGCGGATTTCCGGGAAAGCCGCACCTTTCCGTAGGAGCGTCGCTGGCGGCGCGATTTCAGACCAAGATCAAGAACGTTTTCACCACAGAGATCACGGAGACCATGAAGGAAAGCGATTGTTTTAACTCCGTGATCTCTGCGAACTCTGTGGTAAAACTGGCTTTGCTGCTTGTGTGGGAAGTTCAGCTTGCTGAACGAATGCTGATGCAGACCAGGGCACGCTACCAGAATCTTCGTTCAGCAAGCTGAATCTCCTACCAGAACTCGATTTCACCGGGCGAAGAAAAACGCCGGGATTGCGCCTCGAGCGACGCGGGTACGGGATGGGATTGGAAGCAGCAACGTCCTGCCAATCCGCCTGAGGGCGGGTACTACACAAAAGGGACTGACTGTTGAGCATCGTCAGAGCGTGCGGTAACGCCTGGCCCCGGGATGCTCAACACCCCTGTCCCCTTAATGTCTGTAAACAGCCTTAGTGAAGGACATCATCGTCCAGCTCAAAGAACTCGTACTCATTGAGTTCCTTGCGCAGGCGACGTTCCTCCAGTCGATCTTCGATGCGGTGACGCATGTCCATATTGAATGAGCGGCTGCGGGCGTTGCCCGATTCCTGCTCTTCGTTGTCCATATCGTCGTCCAGGATATCGAAATCTTCGTTCATCAGCAGATCTTCCGAATCAAGGTCTTGCTCATTACGACGGTTACTCATGGTGGCCTCCTGTGTTGACCTCCTCAAACAACCTGTGTCCGGTTGCCGTATCCTTGCGGGCGCGGCATGCCAACTGTGATGACTGCTTTCCCGACTGTTCTGCTCTGACGGGAAGGTGCACCCCCATGAACATCAGGTTAACGACATGGGTGTGAAGCAGTTCACTACGCCTATATATCGCCTGTTTTTCGTCGGTACAAGTTTTTTTTGCGGGGTGTAGGACCGGCGGTTGCAAGGCAGTGAAAAGCGGGCTGTCCGGCCCGCTTTTTGGCTTGAGTAACGGGATTGACCAGTGACGATTCTGTGAAGCAGGTCATGATGCCCCGTGATTCAGAAAAATCAGTCACTTAAGTGCTGGAATGCCTGACGCTGGCTTTGTAAAGTGAGTCCACAGAGGTTGGGCTTGCAGTGGCAGGCCGGGAATCAGGGCCGGCGGATATCGTGGGGATGGCCGCAGGCACGTGGAGAGAATAAGAACATGGCTGAATTGCTGATCATCATCGGGATAAGCACCATTATCGTGACCACTTTGGGGCTCATGAACGAGGCCGGTCACCGGGGCCACAGTGCATTGTTTTTCATGATACCGCTGGCCAGTCTTGGCCAGGTGCAACGCGGCTGGGAACATTACCGTTGGTGGGCGCTGGCGCGGGTGGCCGGGGTGTTGACAGCAGCCGTGGGGGTGGCGTTGTTTATCATGGCTCAAAGACTTGCCTCCACAGCCGCAGCGCCCGCCAGCGGTCAGACCGGTCAGGTACAGCGGGGCGAACAAATGGCCACTACCACCACCTTCGTCAGCTCGGAGGAGGCGGCGCTGGCAGTGGTCAAAGGTCAGGGCAAACCCCTTTCCGGGCGCATCCATGGCCGCCAGTTCCGCTACGACCGCGTTGCCCTGATTGATGGCGTGCTCACGGCCAGCCAGGGGGAAGGGTTCCTGCCCGACCTGGAAGTGCGGGTCTTGATTGGCTGGAAGCCAGAACAGATCGTCGAGCGTACCCATCTCCATGTGACGCCCTCGGATACCAACTCGCCGGTGGTGCACCTGTCCTGGAAACCGGAAGGCAAGGATTACCCTGAAACCCGTATTTTCAAGGGCGGCTACCGTATGGAACTGGCACTGGCGCCACTGGATACCGGGCAACTTTCTGGCTCACTGGTACTGGTGGTGCCTGACAGTTTCAAGAGTTATTTGAGCGGGGATTTCACTGCTTACACCAACCACCTTCGTTATCGCGGTGATAGTGTGGATCTGCACTTTGACCATGAGGACACGCTGGCCTACGTGGCGCGCCAATATCTGTTGACCCAGTTTCCCGAGGGGGCGCTTGAGTCCGTGACGCCGCGTCAGGTGGTCATGCGCAGGGTTGAGTCCAGCGGCCAGGTGACGGCACAGGTGTTGCTGACCAATGGTGCGGAAGAAGAGCGTTCTGTCAGACTGGAAAAAAGTGATGTGGGCTGGTCCGTTGAGCCCGGTTCCATGGTGAGCCGCGTGGTCAAAGAGCCAGACCAGAACAGCATGGTACTGCATAACCCTGGGCAACAAACGGACGTTGAGCCTGCTGAAGTCTTGCCGCCGATAACGCTGACGTTCCCGGAGCTGGTAGAGTTTGTGGACCGGGCAGTGCTGCTGGAAATGACCAGCGGACGCAAGATTGACGGAATCTTGAGGAAGGTTTCGGTAAATAGATTGTGGCTTGAGATCAATGTGGGGAGTGGGGTTGTCGAACGCAGTTTCCCGGAAGATGAATTGCACTCCTTGCAGCTTGAAAATGGTCAACACGTTATCGTGAATGGGGAGGCGGATGCCGCTGATGCCCCTTCCACTGTTGAACCGGTTGCACCCAGCGCGGAATCAGAGGGCAGCAAGGTTAGCAATGAAGATGATTCTGTGACCGAAACGCAGGACAGCCCACAGTTGGAAGCATTCCGTGCACTGGTCGGGCAGTCTGTTACGGTAACCGCGGATGAGGGCCCGGCCCGCACCGGCCTGCTGCAATCAGTTGAACCGGATCATATTACGCTCAGCGTTCCAATGGGGTCGGGTAACATGGAATACTTTTACGATCTGAACAGCATTCGCAGTATTGAGGCAGCGCGTTGAAGATACTTGTCACAGGTGGCACCGGATTTATTGGCCAGCACCTTTGTCGCCGGTTGGCGGCCCATGGCCACGACCTGATCGTCCTGACTCGGCGTCCCAGACGCACCGCACGGCTGTTGCCCGAGGAGGCCCGGGTGATTGATAGCCTGAGTGCCATCGGCAATGACGAAAAACTGGATGGTATCGTCAATCTGGCCGGGGAAAGCTTGTTTGCAGGGCGCTGGAGTGACAAGCGCAAACAGGTGCTGTTTGATTCCAGAGTCGGGGTAACCCAGTCTCTGGTTAACCTGATATCGCGCCTGGAGCGCAAGCCGGCGGTGCTGGTTTCCGGGTCTGCCGTGGGTTTCTACGGCGACGCAGGGAATGCGGAACTCACCGAGGACAGCCCGGCACGCAGAAAGGACTTTGGGTATCTATTGTGCGATGCCTGGGAGCAGGCGGCCCGCCCGGTTTCCCGTCAGGGAGTGCGGCTTTGCCTTGTCCGCACCGGCATCGTGCTGGGCCGTGATGGTGGCATGCTGGGCAAGTTATGGCCGGTCTATCGTGCCGGCCTGGGCGCCATGATCGGTGATGGCAGCCAGTGGCTGAGCTGGATCCACATTGATGACATGGTCGCCATCCTGGTCCGTGCAGTAGAGACCCCGGGCATTGAAGGTGTGTTCAACGCCTGTGCACCGGCACCGGTAACCCAGCGGGAATTTCACCATTCCTTGTGTCGGCAACTGCACCGTCCTGCCATTCTCAAGGTGCCTTCCGTTTTCCTCAAGGCTGGGCTGGGTGAGATGTCCGCCATGCTGCTCGGTGGTCAACGTGTTTATCCCAGGCGGCTGGAGCAGCAGGGTTTCGTGTTTCGTTATCCCGACCTGACATCTGCACTTTCACATCTTGGCGCCTGAATGTTTGGTTCAGCGCGGATTAGCGGGAAGAGTCCACCGGAAGAATGCCCCACCTTAATCCAGCACAATGGTCGCCAGACGCCTGACGCTGTTATCACAACACGGGTTGCGTCATTCGACAGTGCTTCTGGATACTGTTCTTCATGCGAGCCTTTCATTGGGGCGGGCAGCCGTTAAGGTTCTGGGCTGCCTTGCCATGTGCATTCTTTTCAAGCGTCAGGCATCCGGCGTCGACCGTCTGGCATGAAAGCACAGAGGCTCAATAAGCAGGAAGCCCCGGGAGTGGATTTCGCGTAATTCAGTGATGCACCAACTTTTTTGGACGCCTGCCTGCTTTTTCTGACTTGAAAAAAAACTGACCAACCCTATCTCTAGCGCAGCAATGACTGATGCAGGAGCATGTTGTGTCTACAGAAAAACAAACCCATGGTTTTCAGGCAGAAGTATCCCGCTTGTTACACCTGATGATTCACTCGTTGTACAGCAATCGTGAGATCTTTCTGCGCGAGCTGATTTCCAACGCCTCGGACGCCTGTGACAAACTGCGGTTCAGTGCGCTGGATAATCCGGGTCTGGCTGAGGCGGCAGGGGAGCCTGCCATTTCTCTCAGTGTGGACAAGGAAGCGGGTACGCTGGCTATTACCGATAATGGTATCGGTATGGACGAGGCTGACGTGATCGAGAACCTTGGCACTATTGCCCGGTCCGGCACAGAGAAGTTTCTCGCGTCCCTGAGTGGTGATCAGAAACAGGATTCCCAGCTTATCGGCCAGTTCGGTGTGGGCTTCTATTCTGCTTTCATTGTGGCGGACAAGGTCACCGTTGAAACCCGAAAGGCCGGGGCTGATGACAGCGGTGGAGTCCGTTGGGAAAGTGACGGCAAGGGTGAGTTCACGGTGGAGCCGGTGCAGCGTGATCAACCCGGTACATCCGTAATCCTGCATCTTCGCGAGGATGCGCAGGAATTCCTGGATCCGTTCAAGCTGCGCCAGGTGGTTAATCAGTACTCAGACCATGTGGCGTTTCCCATTCGTCTGTTGACTCCGGCGGAAGGGGACCAGGACGCCAGTGAAGAGACCCTGAACTCTGCCACGGCTCTCTGGCAGCGCCCGAAAGCGGATATCAGCGATGAAGAATATCAGGGCTTCTACAAGCATATCAGCCATGATTTTCAGGATGCCCTGACCTGGAGCCACAACAAGGTAGAAGGCAAGCTGGAGTACACCAGCCTGCTGTACATCCCTGCCCAGGCGCCCTTTGACCTTTATCACCGTGATGCCAGCCGGGGACTGAAACTGTATGTACAGCGTGTCTTCATCATGGATGATGCTGAACAATTCCTGCCCCAGTACCTGCGCTTCATCAAGGGGGTAGTCGATGCGCCCAATCTGCCACTCAATGTGAGTCGCGAGTTACTGCAGGATTACGGGCCAGTGAAAAAGATCCGCGCAGCGTTGACCAAGCGTGTCCTGCAGATGCTGAAAAAGCTCGGCAATGATCAGGAGCAGTATGCCACCTTCTGGGCGCAGTTCGGCCAGGTGTTGAAGGAGGGGATTGGCGAAGACCCGGACAACCGTGATGCCATTGCGGCACTGTTACGATTTGCCAGCAGCCGCGAGGAAAGCGGACTCACCAGCCTTGATGAGTATCTGGAGCGAAAGCCGGCCGAGCAGGACAAGATCTATTATCTGTTGGCCGATACCGCTTCTGCCGCACGTCAGAGCCCGCACCTTGAAGTATTCCGCAAGAAGGGCATCGAGGTACTTCTGCTCAGTGATCCGGTTGACGAGTGGATGATCAGTTACCTGGACAGCTACAAGGACGTGCAGCTGGTCAATGCTGCCCGTGGTGAACTGGATCTGGATGAGACCACCCGGGAGGATCAGGATAACCCACTGGTTGGTCGCCTCAAGGCGAGCCTGGGCGAGCATGTGGAAAATGTACGTGCAACTGGGCGACTGGTCGACTCGCCGAGTTGCCTGGTGCTTGCCGAAGACCAGCTCGGCCCACAGATGCGCCGCATGCTGGAAGCCGCCGGCCAGCCGGTACCGGAGAACAAGCCGGTACTGGAAGTGAACCTGGACCATGATCTGCTTCGCGCATTGGATAGCGTTGAGGAAGGTGACAAGTTCAATGATCTGGCGTTTCTGCTGCTGGACCAGGCCATGCTGGCTGAGGGGCAGCTGCCGAAAGATCCTGCGGCTACGGCACGACGCATGCATCAGATGCTTGTCACTGCAGTGAACAATTAACAGTTAACAGTGAACAGCTGCGCGAATCAGGCTTGCATCTGAGTCGCGATTTGAGGCCGCGCCCGGGCTTGGGTGCGGCCTCATTCGTTATTCGAAAGGAAAAAATACAGGAAGCTGTTAACGGTTCACTATTCACTGTTAACTGCTTTATGATGCCCAAAAGCAGTAAATAAGGCGTTCTTATGTCGGAGCAGACATACAATGCCGCCATTCTTGGTGGCGGTAGCTTCGGGACGGCCATGGCCAGCATTCTGGCTGCCAATGGTCATGGGGTGAATCTTTGGGTGCGGGACCCGGAAACCGCTGCCGCGATCAATCTTGACCGGGAAAACAGCCGTTATATGCCGGGTAAGGAATTGCCCGAGGGGGTCAACGCCACAGACAGTCTGGAAGATGCCCTGGCAGATGCCACCATGGTCTTCGTTGCCATTCCCAGCAAGGCGTTTGCCGACGTACTGTCGCAAGCCCGTGAATGGGTGCCGGAAGGAACTTTGGTGATCAGCTGCACCAAAGGGATCTATGCGGACGGGTTCCTGCTGATGAGTGAACTGTTGCATCAGTACTGGCCCCATACCCGTATCGGTGTGCTCAGCGGCCCGAATCTGGCCAAGGAAATCGTGGAGCAGAAGTTCACCGGTACCGTGATTGCCAGCGCCGACAGCGAACTGTGTCAGACGGTACAGACGGCGCTCAGTTGCGACTACTTCCGGGTCTATGACAACCCGGATATCTACGGTGTGGAGCTGGGCGGTGCTTTGAAGAATATCTACGCGGTAGCGTCCGGCATGGCAGCCGCCATCGGCGTGGGTGAGAACAGCCGCAGCTTCCTGATTACCCGGGCTCTGGCGGAAATGAGCCGCTTTGCCGTGGAGCTGGGGGCCAACCCCATGACCTTTCTGGGCTTGTCGGGAGTTGGCGATCTTATTGCCACCTGTACTTCCAGTTTGTCACGAAACTACCAGGTGGGTTTCCAGCTGGGGCAGGGCAAGACGCTGGAAGAAGCGGTAGAGACCCTCGGCCAGACAGCAGAAGGGATCAATACCATTAAGCTGGTGGCCGACAAGGCTGCCGAGTTGGATGTCTACATGCCACTGGCCACTGCGCTCTATCAGGTGGTGTACCACCAGCAACCGCTGGAAATCGTTATTCATCAGTTGATGAGTGGCGAATACAAACATGACGTGGAATTCCAGTTGGGAGTCAGCGCATGAAGGTCTACATCAGTCGGCATGGCGAAGCCGTCGGGACGGCTCCCACGGATGCCCTTCGTCCATTGACTGAGCGGGGCCGTGAGGCGTTGCTGGCCCATTGGCAGACACTGAAAGACAGTGGCGTCATGCTCTCGGCACTGGTGGTCAGCCCCTATTTGCGCGCCCAGCAAACCGCAGATTGTATCGACCAGGTCTATGGTGGACTCAAGCGGGTGGAATGCGACGCGCTGGTGCCGGATGCTTCACCGCTGGTGTTGCTTGAGTGGCTAATGCGAAACCCGGTGGCCGACAATAGCGTACTGGTCAGCCATATGCCGCTGGTGGCCCAGCTTACCGCGGTCTGGACCGGTACTACCGACCGTATCGGCTATAACGTGGGTACGGTGGCCAGTCTGGATGTGGATGTGGCCGCCGCTGCCGGCGCCCGCTTGCTATGGCTTCGTAGCCCCGGCGAAAGTGCCGCAGGCCGCTAGTCGGCGAAAACCTACCCCCCGGAAACAGAATCCTACCGTTCGCCGTTTGCCGCTGGGCAATGGCTGTGGGGCTGTCCTATCTTGAACTCGATGGCGCTTGAACGCATGGCAGACTCCTGACGGCGCCATCAGCTCCCTGAGGGGGGATACGATGACTCCTTGCATCGTGATTCAGGCAGATTGAAAGCACTGGCTTCGGCTAGTGCTTTTTTTTGCGCGCGATGCGGGTGCAACAGGCTCTACGCAACCTGCAACACGCGAAACCTGCTAGTCGTCTGGCGTTTCTGCCTTGGTCGTTTTTTCCGGTTCCATGAGCAGTTGCTCAATGGGTTCGCCGTCGGCGGCCACCAGGTTTACCGAGATGGGAATGCGGTTGAGGTATTCCAGCCCTTCAATGCGCCTTAAATCGCGCAGATATTGTTTAACCCGGCCCGATATCCAGGGGTGCAGCGTGGCTTTAATGGACACACCCTTACAGCGACTGCCTCGCTGTGAGTGCCAGTCCAGCAGTGCGGAGCGCAGTACCGGAAAGTGTCCCTGGAATTGCTCAAAGTCATCGGCGACCAGATACACATCGTATTGATACAGCTTGCCGCGCCAGCTCAGCCCCAGTGGCACTTCCTTGAGTCGCAGGCGTGGTGCCAACGCTGTGGCCGGGCCTTGTTGCTGTGGGCGGTAGGCAGAGCGGGCCTTGTGGTAATGATCCGGCGATTCCAGTCCTTCCAGCAGGGTGACAGCGGCATTACCGTTTTCCGGGCGATCCGCGGGGTCTTTGGCGAGCAGGGCGCGGAGGAGAGGCTGGTAATGGCGTTGTTTGACTGGCAGAAGGGGGATTGGCTCGCGCAGATGGGCGTTGGCCATGGCGCTCACATCCTTGCCTTTGAAAGGCGCCTCCCCGGTGAGCATTTCGTAGAACACGCAACCCAGAGAATACAGGTCTGACTGCGGGGTCAGCGGCTGGTTTCGATGTTGCTCAGGGCTCATGTACTTTGGTGTGCCCATCTGCTTGCCTTTGCCCAGGCCGGAATCGTTAATCATGCTGGAGGCAATGCCGAAATCCATCAGCAGGGCAGAGCCATCGGCCCGGAACATTACATTGTCCGGTTTGACGTCCCGGTGGATGAAGTGATGCTCGCCGGCATAATGCAGGGCACTGGCCAACTGCCGAAGCACAGTTTCCGCGTCGGCTTCACTCATGCCATTGCGGATACGCTCCTTGAGGCTGCCCCCGGTCACGTACTCCATGGTCAGATAGCGATACCCCTCGTACTCACCCACGTCATATACCGGCACGATATGGGGATGGTTGAGGCTGGCGACGGTCCGGGCTTCACGCATGAATTGCTCAGCGAAGCGAGGCTCCAAGGCAAGCCCGGGGCTGAGAATCTTGATGGCAACAGGGCGCTCGAACGAGTTCTGTGTGGCCAGGAAGACATGGGCCATGCCGCCTTTGCCAAGACGTTCGGTAATGCGGTAGCCGGGTAGTCTGATTGCCATGATGTCAGTTATGCGTTGTTCTGTTTATCAACGCAGTTTTACAGGGTTCATTCTTTCCCGTACAGCGCTTTCATCTCGGCTTCGGAACGCCGGGCCTGCGCCACCTTGGCTTCAAGCCGTTTCTTCTGGCGATCCAGGCCGAGAAAGAAGTTGACCTTGCTTTGTAGCAGCATGGGGTCAATGGGTTTGAACAGGTAATCCACGGCACCGGTACGGTACCCTTCCTGCACGAAACGGGTTTCTTTGGAAATAGCAGTGACAAAGATGATTGGTACGTGCTCGGTGCGCTTGTTGGAACGCATCAGCTTGGCCACTTCAAAACCGTCCATTTCCGGCATTTGCACATCCAGCAGCACCAGCGCGTAGTCATGTTTGAGCAGTTTGGCCAGGGCCGCGTTACCGTTGGTCACACTGTCCAGTTCACACTCCAGGTCCTCCAGCACGACTTCCAGGGCAACCAGGTTCTGGGGGGTATCGTCGACCATCAGGACACGGGAAACGGGCAGTGTCGGTTCGTCGTTGAGTTGTTCGCTGGATGACATGGCTAAATCCGCTGCTGGTGTCGTGTTCTTCGATGTTGTGACCAGTGAGCCTCTGAATGAAGCCTGGCACGCTGAGTGCGCAAGGTGTTGTTCAGGGTGGCACCGTTATTTTTTGATAGTATCAGTATTTATTATCAGGGTCTTGGGCCTGTTCTTCCAACTTCCAGCGCTGAACGGCCACCTGCTGCTTGATTTGTTCCAGGATATCCAGAAGTGTATCGCGTAACAGTTCATCGAGCTGTTCGCCGTCCCCACGGCTGGCATCCAGTACATCGTGGAACAGTTGTTCCAGCTGTGCCCTGTTGGCCTGGGAAGACAGGTCCTCTACCAGCTGATCCACAAAGGCACTGCCGGTTTCTCGCACGGCGTCACCAACCAGGGCGATGGCCCGAGGCCCCGCTACCGGAATGGCCGCCAGCCGCTTGCCGGCCGGGGTACGGGTGATGGCTTCGTCGGTGAGATGCGCGAAATATCCGGCCAGCTCATCACGGTATTCGCTGTGGGTCTTGCGAGTGGCTGCAGCAATGCGCTCCGCCACGAAGGCCACCAGCTTTTCCTGGCGGGGTGCCAGCACATCCTTTTCGATACGATGCAGTAGTGGGCTGCCACCGCCCACTTCTCGCTGAGCACCACTGAGTACCTGCAAAACAACCCGGTCGGATATTTCTTCCACCAGAATGTTGTAGTACTTGATCAGGGTCTGGCCCAGCCAGGTTTGGGACAGATCGATGATGCCCATCCGTTGCAGGCGGAACAGCAGGTTGACCACCCGCAGAATCCGTAACCAGCGGAAACTGCCCACCGGGATACAACCGAGCAGGTCGTACCAGTGGGCAAAGGGATAGAAAAACCACCGGTGGTAAGTACCCCGGGCGATTGCTACGGCCCAGCGCACGGCAAATTCGGTGAGGTAGACCGCCACAAAGCAGAGGTCGTAGAACAGAAAATCGGCGTGAATGGTGTCGCGGTAGAAATTGTGGAACGCCGGCGTGTGGTTGGCCAGTAACTGGGCAAAAGGCGGCACCTGGAAAAGCCAGTCGAACAGGATCAGTGCCAGATTGGCAATCACCAGGGTGATCATGAACAGATCGACCAGGAAACCCAGACTATCCAGATTGGGTTTCAGCTTTTCCGGGTGCAGCTTTATCTTCATACCTTGAATCTTGCCCACACAGGACAGTGATCGGAAGGCTTTTCCATTGCGCGCAGTTCGTAATCCACGCCGGTCTGGTCAAGCTTTTCCATCA
Proteins encoded in this window:
- a CDS encoding serine/threonine-protein kinase, with protein sequence MAIRLPGYRITERLGKGGMAHVFLATQNSFERPVAIKILSPGLALEPRFAEQFMREARTVASLNHPHIVPVYDVGEYEGYRYLTMEYVTGGSLKERIRNGMSEADAETVLRQLASALHYAGEHHFIHRDVKPDNVMFRADGSALLMDFGIASSMINDSGLGKGKQMGTPKYMSPEQHRNQPLTPQSDLYSLGCVFYEMLTGEAPFKGKDVSAMANAHLREPIPLLPVKQRHYQPLLRALLAKDPADRPENGNAAVTLLEGLESPDHYHKARSAYRPQQQGPATALAPRLRLKEVPLGLSWRGKLYQYDVYLVADDFEQFQGHFPVLRSALLDWHSQRGSRCKGVSIKATLHPWISGRVKQYLRDLRRIEGLEYLNRIPISVNLVAADGEPIEQLLMEPEKTTKAETPDD
- a CDS encoding response regulator — translated: MSSSEQLNDEPTLPVSRVLMVDDTPQNLVALEVVLEDLECELDSVTNGNAALAKLLKHDYALVLLDVQMPEMDGFEVAKLMRSNKRTEHVPIIFVTAISKETRFVQEGYRTGAVDYLFKPIDPMLLQSKVNFFLGLDRQKKRLEAKVAQARRSEAEMKALYGKE
- a CDS encoding ion transporter codes for the protein MKIKLHPEKLKPNLDSLGFLVDLFMITLVIANLALILFDWLFQVPPFAQLLANHTPAFHNFYRDTIHADFLFYDLCFVAVYLTEFAVRWAVAIARGTYHRWFFYPFAHWYDLLGCIPVGSFRWLRILRVVNLLFRLQRMGIIDLSQTWLGQTLIKYYNILVEEISDRVVLQVLSGAQREVGGGSPLLHRIEKDVLAPRQEKLVAFVAERIAAATRKTHSEYRDELAGYFAHLTDEAITRTPAGKRLAAIPVAGPRAIALVGDAVRETGSAFVDQLVEDLSSQANRAQLEQLFHDVLDASRGDGEQLDELLRDTLLDILEQIKQQVAVQRWKLEEQAQDPDNKY